In Amphiura filiformis chromosome 2, Afil_fr2py, whole genome shotgun sequence, one DNA window encodes the following:
- the LOC140146561 gene encoding E3 ubiquitin-protein ligase TRIM45-like, with the protein MARASQLPCQMKEDFKDEFLTCSICAELYDNAEHQAKCLPCLHTYCKSCLQSIAGNRSQLDCPTCRKLITLPGGTVDNLQNNFIVEKPYENIFNPAVICGNCDDDNPAVSFCHDCASFQCQGCIDSHQKMRSMRHHQLVTIEELQAKKCNPMIQQQQHCTKHPKQDMTMYCEEPDCKVPVCATCGLLDHQGHKLLEFSAAFVKIVADMQLSSKRVNERNQELAYTRLAAEGLQQTLTVNFKKKENKMQELTQKLHNQIDANYSKVQTHLKNLYETEMNNLTSSMESIDFLAAQMTSACEFANQSCDMSQKYPRQLMTSQNQIMERLNELEIEKLPETASDKTDFDFTAKHHTALAQIQKSLPDLCDIRWKPQDDPQQCTIQLGFESSSKQKCRAIVKCVDCNGQQMTIGGTNVEATQGRDTLDVQDNNDGTYAIDYASYKGSQPINVKIIGTKMKGSPFNTLVDPQQCTIEFLRKGKRALVQTVDVNGHNMTVGNAKVDATLHVHDNNDGTYRIIYRDFCVKINGIEMKGSPFQM; encoded by the coding sequence ATGGCTCGTGCTTCTCAGTTGCCATGCCAGATGAAGGAAGATTtcaaagatgagtttttaacttGTTCCATTTGTGCTGAGCTGTatgataatgctgaacatcaagccaAATGTCTTCCTTGTTTACATACCTACTGCAAATCTTGTTTACAAAGCATTGCTGGTAACAGGTCACAGCTTGACTGTCCAACATGTCGCAAACTGATCACCTTACCAGGAGGAACTGTGGACAACCTGCAGAATAACTTCATTGTGGAAAAGCCGTATGAAAATATCTTTAACCCAGCAGTGATTTGTGGAAATTGTGACGATGATAATCCAGCTGTGAGTTTTTGCCATGATTGTGCATCTTTCCAGTGCCAGGGCTGTATTGATAGTCATCAGAAAATGCGCTCCATGCGACATCATCAACTTGTGACTATTGAAGAACTACAAGCCAAGAAATGCAATCCCATGATACAACAGCAGCAGCATTGTACAAAACACCCAAAGCAAGATATGACTATGTATTGTGAAGAACCTGACTGCAAAGTCCCAGTTTGCGCAACATGCGGCCTTCTTGATCATCAGGGTCATAAGCTTCTCGAGTTCTCAGCAGCATTTGTAAAGATAGTCGCTGATATGCAGCTCTCCTCAAAGAGGGTAAATGAGAGAAACCAGGAATTAGCATACACAAGATTGGCAGCCGAAGGCTTGCAGCAAACTTTGACCGTTaacttcaaaaagaaagaaaacaaaatgcaaGAGTTGACTCAGAAATTACATAACCAAATTGATGCTAATTACTCCAAAGTTCAAACACACTTGAAAAACCTATATGAAACGGAGATGAACAATTTGACTTCAAGTATGGAATCCATAGACTTTCTTGCTGCCCAAATGACCAGTGCCTGTGAGTTTGCTAATCAATCATGTGATATGAGCCAAAAATATCCCCGGCAGCTCATGACCTCACAAAATCAAATCATGGAACGACTGAATGAACTAGAAATAGAAAAGCTACCTGAGACTGCATCAGATAAGACTGACTTTGATTTCACTGCAAAGCATCATACAGCTTTGGCACAGATTCAAAAATCACTGCCAGATTTGTGTGATATCAGATGGAAACCTCAGGATGACCCACAGCAATGTACCATTCAGTTAGGATTTGAAAGTAGTTCTAAGCAGAAGTGTAGAGCCATTGTTAAATGTGTAGATTGCAATGGACAACAGATGACAATTGGTGGTACTAACGTAGAGGCTACGCAAGGAAGAGACACCCTGGATGTACAGGACAACAATGACGGCACCTATGCGATAGACTATGCCTCATATAAGGGCTCTCAACcaataaatgtaaaaataattgggactAAAATGAAAGGAAGTCCATTCAATACCCTAGTTGACCCACAGCAATGTACTATTGAATTTCTCAGGAAGGGGAAAAGAGCCCTTGTTCAAACTGTAGATGTTAATGGACATAATATGACAGTTGGTAATGCTAAGGTAGACGCTACACTGCATGTACATGACAACAATGATGGTACATATAGAATTATCTATAGGGATTTCTGTGTAAAGATAAATGGGATTGAAATGAAAGGAAGTCCATTCCAAATGTAG